The DNA window GACTTCGACAGGTCACGGCTGGCCTGGGCCTTGACCAGGCCGGCGCTGGCCTGGGCGAGCTGGGCGCGGGCCTGGGCCAGTTCCATGTCGAGCTCGGGGGTGTCGACCTCGGCCAGGAGCTGGCCTTCCGTCACCTTGTCGCCGATGTCGACCAGCCACTTGCGGACATAGCCGCTGACCCGGGGGTAGATGACCGTCTCTTCGAGGGGCTGGACGCTGCCTGGCAAGAGCATGGCGCGATCGCTCGACAGCACCTTGGGCGTGAGGACCTCGACCCGCAGCGCCGCCCCCTCCTGCGCCTTCACGCCTTGCTCCAGCGCGATCCGGGCGCTCCGGCGCGGGAGGTACGCGGTGGCGAACGCCGCGCCGAGCACGCCGACGGCGATCAGGCCGACCGCGATCAGGCGGATCGGCGTGACGATGGCCGGCGCGGGCAGGTCGAAGCCGAGATCGTCGGCGGGCTGGACAGGGGGATGCGTCTCGGCGGCGGGGTGTTCGTCTCGGGGGGTCATAGGTTCTCCGCAAGTGGATCCGTGGCCGGCGCTTTCTTCCGGAGGATGCTGTACATCACGGGCACGAAGAAGAGGGTGGTCATGGTGGCGACGAGCAGGCCGCCGATGACGGCGCGGCCGAGCGGGGCGTTCTGCTCGCCTCCCTCGCCCAGGCCAGTCGACATCGGGAGCATGCCGATGATCATCGCGAAGGCGGTCATGATGACCGGGCGCAGGCGGGTCATGCCGGCGGCGAGGGAGGCGGTCGTGGCGTCGCGGCCCACCTTGCGCTGATCGTTGGCGAAGGTGACGACGAGGATGCTGTTGGCGGTGGCGACGCCGACGCACATGATCGACCCCATCAGGGCAGGCACGCTGAGCGTGGTCCCCGTGAGGAAGAGCATCCAGGCGATGCCGGAGACCGCGCCGGGCAGGGCCATGAGGATGACCAGCGGGTCGAGCCACGACTGGAAGTTCACCACCATCAGCAGGTACACGAGCACGACGGCGAAGATCAGGCCGTAGCCGAGGCCCCGGAACGAGGATTCCATGCTCTCGACCTGGCCCTTGACGGTCGCCTTGGTGCCGCGGGGCATCTCGGGCTGGAGCTCGTCGATGACGCGGTTGACGGCGCTGGCCACGGAGCCGAGGTCGGTACCTTCCACGTTGGCCTGTACGTCGAAGGTGCGGGCGACGTTGTAGTGGGTGATGTTGACCGGGCCGGTGTCGCGCGCGACCTGGGCGACGTTGGAGAGGAACTGGGGCTGGCCGCCGGTCGACAGGGGGGTGACGTTCACGTCGTCGAGGGACCCGATGGCGTGCTGCGGGGTCTGCACGGCGACGAGGTACTGCACGCCGCGCTTGTCCAGCCAGTAGCTCGGGGAGACCTGGCCGCTCGACGAGAGCGAGACGAGGATGTCGCTGGCCACGTCGCGCTGGCTGAGGCCGAGCTGGTCGGCCATGGTGCGGTCGACGTTGATGCGGAGCTGCTGGCGGTCGTTGACCTGGGCGAGGTGGACGTCGACCGCGCCGGGGATCTTCTTCATGCGCTCGGCGATCTTGACGGCCACCTCGTAGGTCTCGGGCTCCTTGCCGATCGGGCCCACCACCTGGACGTTGATCGGGGCCGGGAGGCCGAAGTTCAAGACCTGGGTGGTGATGTCCGGGGGCAGGAAGAAGAAGGTGGTGTCCGGGTAGGTGGCGTTGAGCTTCTCGCGGAGGCCGCGGACGTAGCCTTCGGTCGGCTGATGCCCGTGCTTGAGCGAGATCATGATCTGCCCGTCGGCCGAGGAGATGAGCGCGCCCTCGCTGAGGGAGAGGTTGATGCCGCTCGCCGGGATGCCGAGGTTGTCGATGAGGGTGTCGATCTCCTCGGAGGGGATCACCTCGCGGATGGTCTGCTCGATGCGGGCGATGTTGCGCTCGGTCTCTTCGAGGCGGGTGCCGGGGGAGCCGCGGACGTGGAGCTTGATGAGGCCCGCGTCCACGTTCGGAAAGAAGTCGCGCCCGAGCAGGGGGAGCAGCGAGACGGAGGCCGCGACGAAGACCAGGAAGCCGGTGACGAAGCCGAACCGGTGGGCGAGGGCCCAGGCGAGGAGCTCGCCGTAGGCCATGCGCATGCGGTCGAAGCCGCGGTTGAAGGCGGCGTAGATGCGCCCGAAGAAGCTCTTCGGAGGGCCGTGATCGCCGTGGGCGTGCTCCTCGGACTCGCGCTCCAAGAGCAAGCGCACCATCGTCGGGACGAGCGTCCGCGAGAGGACGTACGACATGAGCATCGCGAAGACGACGGCCAGCGCGAGCGGGACGAAGAGGGACTTCGCCGCGCCGGTGATGAACGCCACCGGCACGAAGACGATGCAGATGCAGAGGGTGGCGACGAGCGCGGGGACCGCGATCTCCTGGGCACCGTCGACGATGGCGCGGATGAAGGGCTTCCGCTGACCGAGGTTCCGGTGGATGTTCTCGATGGCGACGGTGGCGTCGTCGACCAGGATGCCGACGGCGAGCGCCATGCCGCCCAGGGTCATCGTGTTGAGGGTGTGCCCCAGCGCGTCCAGGAGGATGATCGAGACCAGGATCGAGAGCGGGATGCTGGTGATGACGATCAGCGTGCTCCGCCAGCTCCCGAGGAAGAGCAGGATCATCAGGGCGGTGAGGGCGGCGGCGATGATCGCCTCGTGGACGACGCCATCGACCGCGGCGCGCACGAAGACCGACTGGTCGAAGAGGAGGGTCGCCTTCAGCTCCTTCGGCAGCCGGTCCATGGTGGCGGGGAGCATCTCGCGGATGCGCGCGGCCACGTCGAGGGTGCTGGCGCTGCCGGCCTTGAGGATGGTCATGAGCACGCTGCGCCCGCCGCTCACGTGGACCATGCTCTGCTGGGGCGAGTTGCCGTCGCGGATGTTGGCGACGTCGCGCACGAAGATCGTCTTGCCGTTGACGGTCTTGATGGGCAGCGATCCCAGCTCCTCCAGGGCCGCCGGGCTGCTGTTCATGATGACGGGGTACTCGTTCTCCCCCATCTTCGCCGAGCCGGAGGGCAGGATGACGTTCTGCAGCCCGAGGGCGGTGTTCACGTCACGCGGCGAGAGGCCCCAGGCGTAGAGACGCTGGGGATCGATGTCGACCATGATCTGGCGCTGCTTGCCGCCGTAGGGCCAGGGGATCTGGGTGCCCTTGATGGTCGCGAGATCGGCGCGGATGAAGTTGACGCCGTAGTCGAAGAGCTGCTGTTCGCTCATCGACTCGCTCTCCAGCGCCGCCTGCATGATGGGCACGTTGGAGGCGCTGTAGCGGAGGACCAGCGGTGGCGTCATGCCTGGAGGCATGAAGCGGATCACGCTCTGCGAGGCCGCCGTGATCTGCGCGATGGCGGCGTCGACGCTGGCGCCCGGCTGGAGGAAGACCTTGACGATGGAGATGCCGGTGAGCGACTGGCTCTCGACGTGATCGATGTCGCTGACGACGGTCGTCAGGAAGCGCTCGTAGTTGTTGACGACGCGCTTCTCCATCTCCTCGGCGGGCAGACCGCCGTAGTTGAAGATGACGGAGATGACCGGGATGTCGATGTTCGGGAAGATGTCCGTCGGCATCCGGACGATCGTGAAGATGCCCATGATGAGGATGAGCATCGACATCACGATGAAGGTGTACGGGCGCTTCAGCGCGGTGATGACGAGCCACATGGCGCCACTTCCTTCTGCCTCCACCCGCGACGACGCCCGGAGGCGGGGCCACGGCGAGGGTGAGGTCGACAATTGGGTCGGAGCGGCCGTTCGTCCAATATATTGTCGGGCATTGCGCTATACCTTCAGGGTATGGAGCTGCGGCACCTCCGGTACTTCCTTGCTGTCGCCGAAGAGCGACACTTCGGCCGCGCGGCCCAGCGTCTGCACATCGCGCAGCCCCCGCTCAGCCGGCAAATCCAGGACCTGGAGGCGGAGATCGGCGTCTCGTTGTTCGATCGCTCTCCTCGGGGCGTGGAGCTGACGGCGGCCGGCAGCGTGTTCCTCACGCACGTCCGGCGCATCTTCGGCACGGTCGAGCTCGCCTTGCAGGAGACCAAGCGAGCCAGCGTGGGAGAGACGGGCCGGCTCGTCATCGGCTACCTGTCCTCGCTCGCTTACAGCGGCATCATCGATCTGGTCCGCGCCTACCGGCTCCGCTTCCCCACGGTCGAGCTGGCCCTGCGGGAGATGTACCCGCAAGAGCAGCTCGAGGCCCTCAAGGAGGGGCGCATCGATGTCGGGTTCGTGCGGGCGCCGCTCGATGATCCGACCATCGCGCGGCAATGCGTGCGTAGCGAGGAGCTGGTGGTCGCCTTGCCGAGCGAGCACCCCCTGGCCGCTCGAAAGCGCATCCCGCTCGCCCTCCTGGCCAATGAGCCCTTCGTCTCCTTCCCACGGCAGCGCGGGCCTGGCTTCTTCGACCAGATCATCACGCTGTGCCGCGCGGCGGGCTTCTCTCCTCGCATCGTGCAGGAGGCGCCGCTGCTCGACATCCCCAGCATGGTCGCCGCCGGCTTCGGCATCGCGATCCTGCCCGAGTCGATCCGGCAGCTCGGCCGTCGTGGGCTGTCGTTCAGGCCGCTCGTGGGCGGGCCGAGGACGAGCCTGCTGATGGTGTGGCGGCAGGACGATGGGTCACCGACGATGGAGGGGTTCATCGCGTTCGTCCGGCGCGTCGGCGTGCCCAAGCTGCGCGCCGGAGCGAGCGAGAAGAAGAAGACGGCGAGCGGCTGAGCGATCACGGGTCGCGGCGTTCGACGTCGCGAGGCGTTCCATGTCGCCACGCATTCTCCAGGTGCGCTGGATCGGGTACACAGGGCGCCATGAGCAAGGACGTACGGCTGGAGACCCGCGGGCCCCTCGGCGTGGTGACCCTCGATCGCCCGAAGGCGCTCAATGCGCTCGATCTGGGGATGATCCGCGAGATCGCTCCGCGCCTCGAAGCCTGGGAGCGCGACCCCGAGGTGAAGGCCGTCGTGATCCGGAGCGCGGGCGGCAAGGCGTTCTGCGCGGGCGGCGACGTGCGCGCCGTGGCCGTCTCGGTCGGCGCTTCGTCCCCCGCGGGGGAGGAGCCGCTCCACCTGGCGTACTTCCGCGAGGAGTACGCACTGAACCACCGCATCCATCGCTACGCGAAGCCGTTCATCGCGCTGGTGGACGGGATCAGCATGGGCGGCGGTCTGGGGCTCTCGCTCCACGGCTCGCACCGGGTGGTCACGGAGCGGCTGATGTTCGCGATGCCCGAGACGGCGATCGGGCTGTTCCCCGACGTGGGCGGCGGGTGGTTCTTGCCGCGCTTCCCTGGCGAGGCGGGGACCTACCTGGGCCTGACGGGTGCGCGGTGCAATGCGGCGGATGCGCTGTGGCTCGGGTACGCGACGCACCACGTCCCGCAGGACCGGCTCGACGCGCTGCTCGATGCGCTGACGGGTGCCCGCTGGGACGAGGCCGATGCGCACGGGCTGGTGTCCGAGACCCTGGCGCGCTTCACCACGGACCCTGGCGCCTCCCCCTTGCGCGCCCACGCCGAGGTCATCGATCGCTGCTTCGCCGCCGACCGCGTGGAGGACATCCTCGACGCGCTGGCAGCCGAGGGCTCGGCGTGGTCCGAGGCGACGAGGAGTACGTTGTCGCGGATGTCTCCCTCCGCCTTGAAGGTGACGCTGCGGCACCTGCGCCTGTGCCGCGGCCTCCCATACGAGGACGTGAAGGCGATCGAGACCCACCTCAGCGAGGCGATGGCCCTGCGCCACGACTTCCGCGAGGGGATCCGCGCGGTGCTGGTGGACAAGGATCACGCGCCGCGCTGGAAGCCCGCCACGCTGGCCGAGGTCACGGACGAGGACGTGGCGTCGTGCTTCGTCGGCGCCCGCGCGCTCACCACGCCCTGAGGGGCGCGGTCCCGCGGGGGGAGACGAAGGGGGACGCGGGAGCTTCTGCGACGAGGGCATCGCCGCGATCGGAGACGAGGCCACCGGGGAGCAATCCCGGACGGTGCTTCGTCCGCTCGCGCGCGCGCCAGGCGGCAGGCGCCATGCCGTGGTGGCGGCGGAAGAGACGGCTGAACTGGCTGGCGTCGGCGTAGCCGACCCGCTCGGCGATGATCTCGACGAACTCGTCCGTCTCACGCAGGCGTCGCCGCGCCTCGGCGAGGCGGCCTTCGACGATCCAGGCGACCACCGAGCGCCCCGTCGCCTGCTTCACGGCCGTGGTCAGGTGAGCGGGGGAGCGGTGCACCGCCCGGGCGACCTCGCCGAGGGTCAAAGGTCCCAGGCAGCGCGACTCGATGAAGGCGAGCGCCTCGGCGACGAGGGGAGGCGTCTCCCGGAGGGTCGTCTCCACGGGCGCCGCGCGCACGATCTCGGCCAGGATGAGGCCCAGCAGGCTCTCGGCCACGATGGGCAGCATGCCCGCCGAGCGCGCGAGTTCACGCTCGAGCTCTTCGAGCAGGTGGAGCACGTGCGACTGCCTTTCGGTCGGCAGCTCGACGACCGGGAAGGCCCCTCGGCGGACACGGTCGAGCGGTGCGAGAAGATCGCGAAACCGATCCTCGGCGAGACAGCTGTGGCAAAAGGCGATCCCGCACATGTCGACGGCGCTCGCCGCCAGCACGCGGTGCGCGTCACCAGCAGGGATCAGGTGAACCTGTCCAGCCGTCAGGGTCAGCTCACCGTGATGCTCCATCCTGAGCTGACCGCCCAGATGGAACGCGAGGACGGCGTAGGAGTGGACGGCTGGACGCTTCGTCGACCGGAACCGCGCCGCGGGCTGTCGCCCGACACGGATGAGGTCGGAACCGAGGGAGTCGATCGGGAACTGCGCATCGGCCGCCACCCGCCGAGGGTAACACGCCCCCGCCGTCGTGCAGGCGCAGCAGCGATCGGAGGCCCTCTGCCGGGTCACGGGACGGAAGCTCTCCGGCCTGCGGCCTCGACCGTCAGACCGAGGTTCAAGAAGGCTGCGGCCAGCGTGCCGGCCGATGCGGACGCGATGGCTGCCTGCATCATGGTGGACGCGTCGCCCGCCACGGACACGCCCGGCATCGAGCTCTGCTGCTGGGCGTCGACGCGCACGACGCCGTGCTCGTCGAGCGCGAGCCCGAGCCGCTCGACCAGGGGCGCAGGTCGCTGCGCCGGTCGAAGGAACAGCATGCGCCGGGCGACCTGATGGCCATCTTCCAGCTCGATGGCTTCCAGCATCTTCTCTCCGAGAAGGCGCCGGATGCGGCGCGGCTCCACGCGGACGCGCGCCCGGGAGAGCCGGTCCAGGATGTCGGGTGGCAGCTCCACCCCCTCGGAGAAGACCACGAGATCATCGGTCCAGCCCGTGAGCAGCAGCGCATGCTCGGCGAGCGGTGCGCTGGTCGCCACGACGCCCCACGGGAGCCCCCGGACTTCGAAGCCATGGCAGTAGGGGCACTGGGCGATGCTGTGACCCCACAGCTCCCGGGCGCCGGGGATGTCGGGCATCACGTCGACGACCCCCACGGTGAGAAGCACCCGCCGGGTGAGGTGGGAGGCGCCATCGTCCATCGTGACGCGCAGGAACTCGCCTTCGCGCACGACATCGACCACCAGCCCGTCCCGCAGCGTCACCGACTCGTACGCGGCGAGCTGCTCGCGGGCGATCCGCCGGAACTCGCGCGGGGGTGTCCCGTCTCGGGTGACGAAGTTGTGCATCTCCGCGGCCGCCGCGTTACGCGGGATGCCTCCGTCGCAGAGCAGCACCTTCTTGAGGCTCCTCCCGAGGGTGAGCGCCGCGCTGAGGCCCGCAGGGCCCCCTCCCACGATCACGACATCCTGATTCATTCTCTCCTCGTCGCCTTTCAGGTGCTGGTGTGGCCGAGCCGCTCCCCGGTTTTGCTGATGTCCACAGCCCGTGCCGAGGAGCGCGCCTGCCCCGAGGGCTCCCCAGCCCAGCAGCGCCCGCCGCGTGCAAGCGACGGAGGTTTCACGGTTCTCAGCCACCCCCGGAGCATGACGCCTGGCGGAACGGTGACGAATGGCGGTCTTTTCGGTCGGACTGGCGAGACTTCAGAGAGACCTCGTCGACGTCGGCGGCCGCACCGGGGCCCCCCACGGACGACGTCGTCAGCAGCCGCGTGGTGACCAGGAGCGAGGACGGCACGCCACGCCGGTCGGTCGCACGGAAGCGAATGCGACCGAACGCACGGCATCGCACACCGTCGTCGAATCAATGAATTCGTGGATTCCGCAACTGGTGAAAGGACCGCAGCGAAAGCATGCAATGATGCGGTCTCGCGCCCTATCGCTCGCTGTGAGACATGTCGCAGAGGCGACGACGCGGAGGCGAATCTTTCGACGCGATGATGGCCGCCGTGATGAGTGATGTATGCGCGAGGAGGGACAGGTGTTCCTTTCGCACCAGCTCGGCAATTTGCAATCATTCGCCGCCGAGAACCCGGCACTGCGCAGCAAATTGCAGCCACCTCGTGCGCAAGAACAGGTGCCTTTACCTTGCGCCAACGAAATCGCAGAGTGGCGTTCGCTGCGGGCTGTGCAAGCTCGCTTCGGGCCACAGGTGTGCTCGCGGATCGCGAGCAGCGAGGAGAACTGAATGCAGCGTACGAGCAAGGCGTCGGCACGAGCGATTAGCATCCAAGGGGGAGAGCGACGGGCGCGCGGCGCCCGCGTCGGGGGCGTGGGTGGTCATCGGCCGGGCGCCCCGACCCGCATCCTGGGCTTCCTGGCGTTGCTGGGAGGCGTCGGTGCAATCGGCGCGGCGTGCGTGGCTCCCCCGGGGGACGACGAGTTCGACGAGTTCGACGAGGCAGAGATGGCGCTCTGCCCGGGTGCACGCAACCCGTACGCGAGGATCGAGGCAGAGAGCGCCAACGCCTCGCAAGGAGTGACGTTCGAGACGACGACCGACACGGGCGGGGGACAGAACGCCGGCAGCATCGCCAATGGCGATTACCTGCGCTTCAATGCCGTCGACTTCGGTTCACCGGGTGCCAACAACGTCCAGGCCCGCGTGGCCTCCGGCGCGTCGGCCGGCGTGAGCGGCCTCGTGGAATACCGGCTCGGCGGGGTGAACGGCACGCTGATCGGCTCCTTCTCGGTGGGCAGCACGGGTGGCTGGCAATCGTGGCAGACCGTCCCGGCCAACGTGCAGGCCTCGGGCATTCACGACCTCTACGTCGTCTTCAAGAGCGGCCAGCCCGCGGATTTCGTGAACCTGAACTGGATCCAGTTCCAGGGGTCGATCGGCAGCGGCTCTTGCCCAGGGGCGACGAGCAGCTCGAGCGCGACGACGAGCACCTCCTCCACCAGCGCCACGACCGGGAGCGGCGGCAGCGGAGGGACCGGCGGCGGTGGCGGGAGCGGCGGCGCCTGGACGTACAACCCTGGCCAGGCGTTCGCCACCACGGCCCCGCCCTTCACCAACGTGACCC is part of the Chondromyces crocatus genome and encodes:
- a CDS encoding enoyl-CoA hydratase/isomerase family protein: MSKDVRLETRGPLGVVTLDRPKALNALDLGMIREIAPRLEAWERDPEVKAVVIRSAGGKAFCAGGDVRAVAVSVGASSPAGEEPLHLAYFREEYALNHRIHRYAKPFIALVDGISMGGGLGLSLHGSHRVVTERLMFAMPETAIGLFPDVGGGWFLPRFPGEAGTYLGLTGARCNAADALWLGYATHHVPQDRLDALLDALTGARWDEADAHGLVSETLARFTTDPGASPLRAHAEVIDRCFAADRVEDILDALAAEGSAWSEATRSTLSRMSPSALKVTLRHLRLCRGLPYEDVKAIETHLSEAMALRHDFREGIRAVLVDKDHAPRWKPATLAEVTDEDVASCFVGARALTTP
- a CDS encoding NAD(P)/FAD-dependent oxidoreductase — translated: MNQDVVIVGGGPAGLSAALTLGRSLKKVLLCDGGIPRNAAAAEMHNFVTRDGTPPREFRRIAREQLAAYESVTLRDGLVVDVVREGEFLRVTMDDGASHLTRRVLLTVGVVDVMPDIPGARELWGHSIAQCPYCHGFEVRGLPWGVVATSAPLAEHALLLTGWTDDLVVFSEGVELPPDILDRLSRARVRVEPRRIRRLLGEKMLEAIELEDGHQVARRMLFLRPAQRPAPLVERLGLALDEHGVVRVDAQQQSSMPGVSVAGDASTMMQAAIASASAGTLAAAFLNLGLTVEAAGRRASVP
- a CDS encoding LysR family transcriptional regulator, whose product is MELRHLRYFLAVAEERHFGRAAQRLHIAQPPLSRQIQDLEAEIGVSLFDRSPRGVELTAAGSVFLTHVRRIFGTVELALQETKRASVGETGRLVIGYLSSLAYSGIIDLVRAYRLRFPTVELALREMYPQEQLEALKEGRIDVGFVRAPLDDPTIARQCVRSEELVVALPSEHPLAARKRIPLALLANEPFVSFPRQRGPGFFDQIITLCRAAGFSPRIVQEAPLLDIPSMVAAGFGIAILPESIRQLGRRGLSFRPLVGGPRTSLLMVWRQDDGSPTMEGFIAFVRRVGVPKLRAGASEKKKTASG
- a CDS encoding AraC family transcriptional regulator translates to MTRQRASDRCCACTTAGACYPRRVAADAQFPIDSLGSDLIRVGRQPAARFRSTKRPAVHSYAVLAFHLGGQLRMEHHGELTLTAGQVHLIPAGDAHRVLAASAVDMCGIAFCHSCLAEDRFRDLLAPLDRVRRGAFPVVELPTERQSHVLHLLEELERELARSAGMLPIVAESLLGLILAEIVRAAPVETTLRETPPLVAEALAFIESRCLGPLTLGEVARAVHRSPAHLTTAVKQATGRSVVAWIVEGRLAEARRRLRETDEFVEIIAERVGYADASQFSRLFRRHHGMAPAAWRARERTKHRPGLLPGGLVSDRGDALVAEAPASPFVSPRGTAPLRAW
- a CDS encoding efflux RND transporter permease subunit, coding for MWLVITALKRPYTFIVMSMLILIMGIFTIVRMPTDIFPNIDIPVISVIFNYGGLPAEEMEKRVVNNYERFLTTVVSDIDHVESQSLTGISIVKVFLQPGASVDAAIAQITAASQSVIRFMPPGMTPPLVLRYSASNVPIMQAALESESMSEQQLFDYGVNFIRADLATIKGTQIPWPYGGKQRQIMVDIDPQRLYAWGLSPRDVNTALGLQNVILPSGSAKMGENEYPVIMNSSPAALEELGSLPIKTVNGKTIFVRDVANIRDGNSPQQSMVHVSGGRSVLMTILKAGSASTLDVAARIREMLPATMDRLPKELKATLLFDQSVFVRAAVDGVVHEAIIAAALTALMILLFLGSWRSTLIVITSIPLSILVSIILLDALGHTLNTMTLGGMALAVGILVDDATVAIENIHRNLGQRKPFIRAIVDGAQEIAVPALVATLCICIVFVPVAFITGAAKSLFVPLALAVVFAMLMSYVLSRTLVPTMVRLLLERESEEHAHGDHGPPKSFFGRIYAAFNRGFDRMRMAYGELLAWALAHRFGFVTGFLVFVAASVSLLPLLGRDFFPNVDAGLIKLHVRGSPGTRLEETERNIARIEQTIREVIPSEEIDTLIDNLGIPASGINLSLSEGALISSADGQIMISLKHGHQPTEGYVRGLREKLNATYPDTTFFFLPPDITTQVLNFGLPAPINVQVVGPIGKEPETYEVAVKIAERMKKIPGAVDVHLAQVNDRQQLRINVDRTMADQLGLSQRDVASDILVSLSSSGQVSPSYWLDKRGVQYLVAVQTPQHAIGSLDDVNVTPLSTGGQPQFLSNVAQVARDTGPVNITHYNVARTFDVQANVEGTDLGSVASAVNRVIDELQPEMPRGTKATVKGQVESMESSFRGLGYGLIFAVVLVYLLMVVNFQSWLDPLVILMALPGAVSGIAWMLFLTGTTLSVPALMGSIMCVGVATANSILVVTFANDQRKVGRDATTASLAAGMTRLRPVIMTAFAMIIGMLPMSTGLGEGGEQNAPLGRAVIGGLLVATMTTLFFVPVMYSILRKKAPATDPLAENL